Within the Telopea speciosissima isolate NSW1024214 ecotype Mountain lineage chromosome 4, Tspe_v1, whole genome shotgun sequence genome, the region ACAACTAGAAACCAAAGACTGTCCTGCGGGAATAAAAGCCaacccgagagagagagaaagagtagcTTGCCTGATTAAACCCTGCTCTAAATGCTTCTATTTGCCGCATAATTCCTGTCTTGACAGTCGCATCAATGACTAAAGAAATGTATTCCTCCAACTTATTAATATCCACCTGATATTTCATTTAACAGAATTTCAGGTAAATGAGCAAAACATTATACAAGAAAAACAATCACATGGTGAAGCTAAAGGTAGACTACTAAGAGAGTACCATTTCATTTTCTGCTCCAGGTTTTAAAACATAATCAGGATAGCCAGGAAGTGTAAAATCCAAACAGAGATCTTCAATAGGAGCACCACGGAAGCGTAAATCAGCCACTGCATTTTGATTACTACCACCCATTGCATCCAGATAATTCTTACGGCAAACAAGAACTTGTAATTCTTGCAGGATCTTTCCAAACTCAGCATCAAATGAAAGAATATCATGCAAATCAAGCTCCTGCAATGGATTAATGAGTTAAAAAAACTTATAATGGACCAATTAAATTAAACGAACAtccaagaaaaaacaaataaataaagacttGGACCATCATTAATCAAGACAAAGTGAAAACCCAAACTTTTTGAACTAACCTGACCAAGAACAAGCTTATAAAAGGCCATCGACAATGGAAGGTCCAAAAGCCGGCCATCTTGAAGAGCTTTTGCCATCACTTGTCCAACAAGCCGAAAATATTCAAGGATTTTAGAAAACTGGCCACCATCGGAAGCATCTGTATTTGGTGGCCAAGGACGAGGGAACAACCCAAGAGGAGCTTGTACTACATCTCTGCCTTCCACTGTAGAGTCCAGCCCAAGTTTCTTCATGTCGGAAGTATCTTCAGTTTTACTGGCTTTCTGGTTGTCTCCATCAACTTCCATTGTGGCTTTGTCTGACAAGGAATTTGACCTCCACATGCCCAAACTAGCTTTCTGCAGGTCATGACTCAAAAGGGTATAGAACTCTAGTGTAGGACCCAATCCCGTGCCAACCTCACCAAAGTACTCCACTTCTAGAACGGCTTTTTGACTGGAATACATCTCCATAACTTTTGCAGCAGAATCCAAAATTCTATTTCTTGAAACACGAACCTTTTGACGCTGTAATCTCCCAACACGTACCTCTCTTTCATTTGTTGAGCCAGGCCCATCAGCACCCTGTTGCTGCTGCAGTCGATGCAATGCCCGAGACAATCCAAAGGCAGTTGAATAGAAATACTGCCTCCTAGtttcaaaaggaaacaaaaatggGCATGCCTTTGTTAGTTGGTAACACCATGAAGGAAGACTGCCACTGCACAATGCAAGGGCATCCTGGATCTGCCTAGCCAATTTTGGAGTGAGCTTGCTATTGATAAATTCTTCAGGTGGTACCTTCGCACCAGTTGTTTTAAGCTCATCTAGACTTGAAATCTTCCCCTCTGAGAAATCATCTGAAATAGACATGACTCGCAAACGGGGTGCAAGCTGATTCAGACCCTCTAACACACGCAACAATGCCAATATGCTATAAGTAGGATTAGCTTTCTCAAGATCACATGGAAGCTCCTCTTGCAAAATGCTATCAAGAAGGGAAGTTTGGTGCCCCAAAGTGTCGGAGTTTGAGTTGGAAGCTGAACTAGCTTTGGCAGATTTTGATGTAGTTGAAGTGGAACCTCCTGCCGAACTCCTATCTATTTGGCTGTCTGCTTTCTGGTATGTGATGGTATATATATCGTTCCACAGCCTGCTTCCATCACTAGGAAAAAAATCAGAGCCAGTAAACCTCTCATCATCATCTTCGTCGAGCACAAGTTGGCGTTGTATTGCCTGATATATAGTCAAGTGCCTATTAAGTTGCTTTTCACCCGCCGTAAATATTAACTTGGCTGGATCATTCGAACCACCAGTTACAGAAAATCCTCGGCGATCTCGGCCACCCCTGATACCTCTACCACCTGCTGATGCAAGCCCAGCCATAGCAGCTGCAGCAAATGACATTCCACCCTTCGAACTAAAGGAGCTGCCACTCCTAAACTCTGTTGAGTCCATGCCTCGTACTGTCGCAGCTCTATTGCTAGAACCAGAGGAAGGATTAGTTTGGCTATCACTTGTTGCAGGAGCAGCATTACCATCCTCAGCTGAATCTCCCAATTTCACATCATGAACCTTATCAGGCATGCAAACGGGAAGAGAATCATCTCTCAGCACCTGATGATGAATTGGGAATCCatcagaaaataaatataatgcAATCCATTTCAAATGctttccacacacacacaaaaacacaCCCATAGCAGCAAGCAACCTCCCTTCAGACAAAACAGGCTTAAGAAACTCTTAATAAGGAACTCCTACACATGGCAGGTGGCACAGCTCAAAGTTAAAAAGTTTTTCCACATGTTCTGCTACATCGCTTGACTTCTTTCCAATTTTGACGGTGCAAACACTGGAGcaggaaatggagcaaataTACAAGCATTGTAGCAAAATATTTAGAAGGAACTGAGGCTCTAAGTGCTTTCCAGAGCTTTAAAGCACATGCTTTGCATTACTGCCTCATGAAATGCAGCATTCTCGGCATATCAAATACCTTAGCATTCTCATTAGAAATGGTCATTCTGGAATTGAGCTGGCTTCATTAACAGGTATGTGCAACTCTACAGGTACTTTACGATGCagataaaaagaagagaagaagggactAGTGACCATCTTCCTACCTTCCTAGAAGTTTGACCAGGTGATGGTATACGGATATTtagtattttgttttattttagttattattCCAGCTCTGGTTCTGAGTCTTAAAGTGATTAGGATACTTGCTAGGATTTATTTTTCTCAATTTATGTTGCTAAATTTGAAGTACTAGTTTGCCTAGGAGAGTCGAATCAGTCAATTAAAGGCCTGATTTCTCTTCTCCAATTATTAATTTGAATTCCAAGTCAGTTTAGGATTAGTAGACACAGTTTCTAAAATCTATATATAGATGTAATGACCAAAGGTCTTCCCCACGATTCTATTATCAATAAAGTTCTGTTTTCAATAATTCCAACTGTTGTGTATCCAGCAGCAACTTGAGTGGATTCTCAAGCCCCTTAGTGGACTCCAAGGATTCAGTGAAATGGATTCCTTACTTCCCCTTCGTATTCCTATTTCTATTCCTaaattttccatctttttttcAAATTCCGATCTCCAATTTCTGGTCCTTCTAGTCATTGGCGATACCCTGTTTGCAAGCTTATTTTCTATCGTCTTCTTTATCACTTATCTATTTCTCCTTAAATTTTAGGTTTATCTTTTTCTGTCAACATAATATCTGAAATTCTGTTCTTAGTTGCTGGTTTTATATTTCATAATTTCCGGTCTCCGTTAGATGCACTGTTTTCGTTACTTCTCTCTAAAACAGTTCAATTGCACCTACTTGGCCAGATTTCTAGGCCCATCCGCTCAATGCTTCGAGTTATTGATTATATTTCCTAGTTTGTTCCTGATACTTACTATAATTTTTCCTATTATTCCTGTCCGTTGGAGATCCACTTTGCACATCTTTTCTCGAGTCCTAATCATTAGATTGAGAGGTCAAGTTTGCACCACTTTATGCCTCTATGTGTGCACGTGTCGTTACCTAAATGCTGTGCTGCCAATAATTagcagaggaaaaaaaattgatggaaGGAAAAATAACTTCATGCAACCTAAGGATAGTAAAAGCCTAATGGAAAAGCACCCTCAATATATGTCATTCAACAACTTGCTTCACTGCCCAATTCCACAAGTAGATCACCCTTCCATTTTTACACTTTCCAAGAGGGGCATGTATGTCCACGAAATTGAGGCCGCTGTTGGGTTTCTCTAATTTTCCCCCATTATCCACTGGTGGCAGGACATCAGGGCATCACCGCTTTGTCCCAAAGCTAACAAAAACTCAATTCAGAGCAAACAAAGATAGTTGGTGTAATAAGACTTCTCATCCAAATTGTAAATCAAGTCCTGCCCCTGAATTTTTAGAGGCAGTTCAAGAGTACTAATAATAAatcattgcaaaaaaaaaaaaaaaaaaaaaaatattcaatggtAGAGCAACATACATCCTCATGGTCGTCGTCGTCATCATCATCTGAGAGATCATCCTCTTCAATCACCAATGCATCATCAATCTCAACCGGAGAGATATCCAACTCTTCATCCTACATAACATAAACATAAAACTTATTATATTATATACAGAGAGAGTCCCATTGGACACAATCTTTATGGTAAAAAAATATAACAcgatgaatctctctctctctctacgtAATAACCTAAACTTTTGTAAACTAGATGCTGGTACAATTGTTCCCTGATTAGAAACTGGAAATCACACAAAGAATTAAAGGGTGATACTGTTAGCTTTTGGACAGAACTTTGAATCCTCTGGTACCGACTGTGAAGTACTAAGGTATCCTTCTTAAAATATTGGGTATATGAAAGTATACTCTATATATACAGTAACAGATACAATGTTAATCTTGTCTGTTTCATGTTTTATATTAATAGTTAATGCAGTTCTAGATAGGAATAATCCCCCCACTATAAGCCAATAACAGATCCTTCTCTAAATCCGATAACAGATTGGGCAGATTTAGGTGTTTCtagggcaaaactagggttaggttttagaATTTGAGGATGAATCTCATATGGTTTTACCAGACAGACCTAGCAggttattatggtataaaaatatcaagGTTTAAAtaagtttgaaaattctgcagaattagggttagggtttcgggttttagaaactAGGAAAActatggaatttagggtttaaagtAAGGTTTTGGGGCAGGGCTTTGGATCGAAGGTAGGGAACAGTGGAAGGGTAACTCGACTGGAATTTGGTTGGTTTTTTATGGTGGCAAGTATAAGATCTGAAAATTGGAGTTTTAGGGCTTAATGTGGAATGAAGGGGATTAAGGTTTTAACTGTTGGAATGGGCTgtaactgagatcgagtggagggaagATAGTAAGAGATCTGTGGCTGAAGTTTGAATGACTTTTGGGCGGAGggataaggctggacagattttagagtgAGGTTAGGGTTATAGAAATCGACTAGGGTtaagtggaggattaagaagaggaaAGTAATTGCAGAATTATATAAACTACTTACTTAAataacactgatctccaacagtagcagattgaagaagagctaagagaggacctcccgatctacaagatgcaaggagtcactggagtccaccagcccttcaaccttgatataaCTCAGaaggggggtcttgatatgacacacaagacagtctctgaagagagaagcagcagcagcaaaggccAACAGCAAAAGCTcgatttttttaaacatataactggtgggggagcctctctcACGATCTCTTATTAATAAGGGCCTAAGGGCCAAATCAGATTACAATTCAAACTCCTCCTTTCTAAATCGTGGAGGTTTAAATCTGAAGTTAAAACACTTAAAGAGAAAAGACCTAACTACCCTTAACAACTTGagacaacttaaaacaacttaaatattccctaacaaccaataggatCAAATGccctaacaaccaataggattAGATCACTTAAAACAGCTGAAATAAAAGATACCTTAGGAAccaataagaataaaacaatctCAGCCAATAGGATTAAGTCCTTAAGGCTGCTAAAagaaactaagtatagaactgaaataaactatactaaggctcctactaaaaccctatgatCAAGGGGGATTCTTCAGGTCATGGAGACTTGGATCTACATCAATAGTGTTTCCTCTACCCTTCTTATCACATGAAGTAAAAAAATATAGCAATGGATACAGTGAGCTAAAAATTGTTTAGTCCTATACATAATGTATTCAAcacttctaagttctaattgAGACCCGAAATGCAGAAAGCTCAATGAAGAACATATAACCTGGAAGCTGATATGGACACAAATTAGTAATAGTTCTCCATCAAAAAATAGACCAAAATACCCAACATGAGGAACATGGAGGGactgataaaataaaatttaaaattagaaaatcaaatgaccaaaacacaGTCACATGAGACCCATACTCTAAAGAACCAAAATAGACATTTGTATCATGTTGCATCTGTTTGCTCATATCCCATAGAACTTCCACGCCCATGAATAAGGATAAATTCAAGCAATAGCAGCAACATACCTCAGAGCTAGAATCACCCCCATGTGCTGGTTTCATCTGTGCATCTTTATCTGAAGCTGCTCTTCTACGAGCAGCATTTCTTGTCTGAGGTCCTCTTGCCTCATCTAGAGCTGATTTAAGAACAGCTTTACCCTTACCTTTTGAAGAGCTTGCATTTCCCTCGTGTGGAGAATCCTTTCTAGCTGCACCTCCTATGGTCATTGAAGATCTAGATCGAGTTGAATGACGACGAGCAGAAGCAGGCCCAGACATAGACGGTGATGAAGCACCAGTCCCAGTGGGTGTGTTACCAGGCTCAGAGTTTCCTGGAGAAGCTGAAGGCTTCTGACCAGATTCACCTCGCTGAACTCTTGGCCAAAGAAATTCTTCAATAGCTGCTAAACTTGCCAAAGGATCAATGAGTACAATGTTCGAAGAATAATCACGAAGAGATTTTTCTCCTTGAGCTCTGCACAGACGTAGCTTAAAGGGCTGGGACAACGCACCAAGTCCCGAGGATAGACGTGAACTTCCACTAGATGACCTAGATGAATGGCTCAAAACAACTGGGAATCGCTCCAAGGAGGATAAAGCATTTTGCAGTTTCTGTACCAAGATACCCAGAGGAGCTCCCTTTCCATCGTCAATGCCGACAGGAAGGGCAACTGCAATGAATAACTTAAACCTCCTAAGTGCTTGTTGCCGAAGCTTCTGTAGGTTAGCCTTTGATGCCTTCTCCTTAGAAGAAGTTCCACAAGAAAAGTAATTTAGCAAAGCTGCAACGGCCCCACTGCCAATGAACTCAAATGTGGATACACCATCTCCTTTGCGCAGTTCAGTCAGCATCTCAGATATCATTCCAATTAAGTACTCTTCATTGGTGGCAGAAAGATCACCAAGGTGAGAACCAGAAGCTTTTGTTTTGCCCTTAGCTTTGGTTTTTTGATCATCAATGCCAGCATTCAACTTCATGCAAAGATTCTTCAAACGTAGAAGATCATCCATCACTCCAACTTCAGCTGCTTCAGGGTCAGCAGGGAAATATTTATCCTTGAATGCTTTCGCACAAGCACTGACAGCCATGCGAAGACTAGAATTAACAGTTGGAATTTCTACTGAAGTTGGGGGAGAACCAACACTTCCAGGTAAGACACTTTTTGACTCTTCCAACGAATTTCCATCTGGATTTGGGCAGCCACTGCGCCGTCGATAACGCCTAGAACGTGATGATGTTCCAGGTGCAGGATCATTATCTTTATCAACTGAAGATGCTTGGGCAGCAACCATTCTTGATGAATCAGCCATTATAAGTGTGTCTACAGCATGTACCACTCCTTCTCTGACAAACATCTTCGAGAAAGTCCCAGGAAGCTTTTCCATGAGAATCTCTGCTATCTGGAGGGCTGGAATCAAGACTTGCGGATCTTTCCAAGCTAAAACACCAGCTAAGAAACTGAGAGATTTGAACCACAATAATTCCATAATTAGTTGAACTGTTGAAATGGGTTAGCACATAAAAATTATGGAAGCAGATAACGATAATAGCATTCACCACTGTCATAAAAAACCAAATACCTTGATATGTTAGTTACACTTAGTAAAGACTGAATCATGTCTGCTGTACTGAAATACATCAATTTCCCAATAACTGAAAGACATTTGTGGCGAACTGGACCATTGACACTGGATCCATATATCTGCTTCAAGGAAAAAATGGACCTTCATCACTAATCAATTGGATAAAGTAAGTGGATACCAGCCAAGAGAATTAAAAACACTAACCTGTATTAGAACAGGCAGAAGATCCATTCCAAATTGCTGCAGAAGCTCAGATTGATCTTGCAATAACTTCTCACGAGCAGAAATCTCAGGAACAGTTCCATTAGTGTCTTCCTGCTTCCCAGAGCTGGTAGCAGGAGACTTCTTTCCAACTGACCCTTTCACTAGAAAATTAGTGCAGGTTGGAAGGGAAATGCTCCCCTGAGGCAGTGGCGGAAGAAGCTCATCCGCAAGGTTGACAATCTCAAAAATCTATCGCAAATCAAAGCAAAAAACTTCAGACCATATGAGCTGATGCTCTCAGGGTTTCTAATACTAAATTACACCATAAAATTCTAtcttaaaatataattttacaCTAAAGAGCATAAAAGCAAGAAGAGGCATCAATGCTGGGCACATATTAATTAAGAATCATGATTGTATTCTAACTAAGAGAGAGTACCGAGATTCGAGAAAGCAGTTTCTTGAAAGCAACGCATATGATCACTGTAAGGTGAAGGCACTGACCACCGAAACTCACAGAAGAAACAGattgcagcagcagcaaacaCTGCCACCACCAACTGCTGCATGAGGGGAGGAggagcaaaggaagaagaatgcaGCAGCTGCAGGATGAGAAGAGGAGGACGAAGGATATCAACCTCTTTTGGGCCTTCTGGTCTGGCTGCCTTTTTTGTCTTCCAACAGTCTCTGTGCCATACTGCCATCCGGCATCAAGGTCAGGAAGAAGACAGTCAAGACACtgcatctctctttctcagagAAGGCCTAAATCGGGCTTACTTTTGcataaataagagaaaaggaatttttttttacaccCAAGTCCAATATATTTAAAGGGAcagtctaaatgacacctctataggtgtatttagaacttgaccccttcttttgattgcaccctatcttatttccaaaagttctttaagttagggggtaaaaaaaagttttcaaaaataatttgaaagtgacttatcattatgtcattatcaaaagctgATGGTGTCTTGCacatatttttattataaatgtgaaatgacaggatttaacctcattggaaaaaaaaaatgtgttatactaaaagaacaaaaaagtaagttacaaattatttgaaaacGTAAGGGATGCCAACAAGAATATCCCATATTTAAAATTGAAAGGGATGGGGGTCTTCCCTCTATCTATTTCGATCTTACGCTATGTTTTGAATGacagagaagaaaatagaagaatataaaaaagaaagagaaagacacAAACTACTTTtgtcttattgtgtttttcttttctattttatccaTTTCTTGCATTCAAAATGGTCCAAAGAGAGTTTATTACTTTTGAATGTACACCATGAGCACCAGCTGGCAGATATGGTGTAGTCTAAGTGCCAAACCGCAACATTTATCTTGTGCCTTATCTAACTATGGCTCTGAGGTTGAGTAGCAAAACATTCTGGGAACCTCAATCCATAAATCTGGGAACACAATCTGAATCTCCCAAGTCGAATCCAAACTGATTTAAACAAAATCCCACTTTCTCAATTTACTTAACCTAAGTAGATAAGATTGTTGTGTGTCATGTCTGAGGTTTACAGAGCCCTCCCATAGACTATCCGCTCGATCTAAAACAGTGAACTTTAGAAGCAAGAGCCGGCTGCCTTCTCTGCATCACAATCCATGGTAGCACACACTAACAGGGAATTTCCAAAGCCAGTTTTTGTTCTATACCCATGGTCAAACCGATCGAAGTATGCGTACAATACTGGTAGGCTGCTTTCTCTGCTCTCCACTCTCTTCCATATAGCTCAGCTTTAGATTTTACATATTTTGAATTCCTGAAAAatgaataagatttatgggtAGCCACCAACCAGATTTTGTAGGTACACTGCTCTCTCTATTCTGGTGGTATACAAAGAGAGGTAAGAgtgattactcccacttcatCATTGAACAAATTAATAAGACAATTACCAAAGGGTTGACATTTCCTTCACAGTCCATAAGGAAAGCCTCTCTACACTCTATTCTAAATATCTTCCACATTGGAAGCTTGGTCTTGACACTAGTCTAGCCATGTACTACCCACTCAACTACAACATGGTGAACCAGGCCTTACAAACATATTTTCCTTATTAACAGTAAAGAAATTTCCAAAGACTCTTACATAGACAATAAGTCACACTTTAAATAGTGGAAGAGGCAAGCCAGCTTCATGCACTCTGAAGGAAGAGATGAACTTTGATCATATAATAGTGGCTACACTTGATTACTAGTAATATATGAAGAATGTTAGAGTGaaccaaggaaaaagaaaaaattgggaCTTCCCAATATTAATTTGTTTTAGTAGGTAAATGGGTTAATCAGAACCCATTAGGGTTGTATTGTATTGCATAACATAAGGGTAACTGGATGAGTCACAAAACGTCAACTTCTAGTTTTAACTTTTGAAGCATTGGTAACATCTTCAGAAACAGGCAGCACTATAAGTCATCTCTCATGCACATCCATGTTAAGCAAACCATATCAACAACCacgcatttaaaaaaaaaaaaactttaccaTATGGATTGAAGTTCTAACCTTATTTCAACCATATGGATTGAAGTTCTAACCTGATTTCATCCATATGGATTGAAGTTCTAACCTTATTCCACCCTTTCTCGATCTAAAATAAATGATCAacaggataaaaaaaaaacatggttcAAAATAATAGAGATAATGTATGTCACCCTCTCAAATATGTACACATACTTATgcagaaataaagaaaagatttaCAACAAACAAACTAGCAAAATTAACAAAGCATACCTGCTCCGGTGGTTTAGTTAATGCAGGTGAAACAGAAATGCTCGCAACTAAGCCTGAACCTGAAAGAATATCTTTTAGTGTGCCACTGATCCCGAGGAGGAGGAGTGTTTTAGATCCTAAAGGGGATCCACTTGCACATGTTGAAAGAAGACGAATTAAACCCTGCAAGCGCATGACTCAGAAACTCAAAATCTAGGACTCCACAAACTGTAAGCATATAATTCAAAAAACATACAATTGCAAATACCGTGTAAGTAGATGTGCTCAAAGAAGCCTGACCACCTCCAGAGTTACTGATGGAAATAAGAGAGGCAGCTTGGGCAACCAGTCCATGATTGCAAAGTTCATCTAATTTCTCAGGAGAAGATGTGAATGCCTCAGCAATTCGTGTTAAGCAAACAGAAGCATGCTCCAAAACCtgcaaataaaatacaaaaacatcTAAGGAAGATCAAATAAGACCAAAAGGAAGCGAGAATGAGTGGGAGAATGGTGAAAGACAAAAATGTCACCTTTGAATCATGATATTGAAGAAGGTTAGTGAGCAGAGGCACTGCTTCCATCACAtaatcagctgcatctgaagGGAGTTTCTTACACATATTGGCAGCAGTTGACAATGCCACACGCTAAAACATgacattaaaataaatacagcAATGGATCACACTTTAAGAGACAACAAACCAAATTTCTTATCTCAGTAAACAAACTAGCTAGACAAGAAGTTCTACTGAACAATTTACCTGAACTCCCGTGGAGAAAAAGTCAAGATATGATAGCACTGCCATAAGTGCACCAGCTCGTAAACAGGCTGTTGGATGTTCTTGAGATATCTTTTTAAGAGCTTGCAGAGACTGCATGTGTTATTATAAAATAAGATAAGAAAGTGAGCTTGAACGACTATTACTCCGTAGGACTAATAAACTAACAATTGTATACAAATTATGCCTGTCAATTACAAGACAAGGAACCGAAGAACTTGCTCTCTTAATCATGTATAATATCTAAAACCAAGTTTCCTTTCAAGTTTCATCATATTGTTGCTTCTACTTTCGATCTCCTCTTCTTTGTTTAATGGGCTGGTTTTCTGGATCAATCCTACCCCATGTATGTATAGTCAAAAAATGTTTCAGAAGGGAAGTAAGCGAtagaggaagagggaaaggataCCCATAACATGAAAGGATGCAATGAGAATTAACCTGTTCTGCCAAGTCCATGTACTCGATGGTGAGCAGCCGTGCACAGAAGCAGGACACAGCGCCATAGTGAACGACAGCAGCACAGGACGACGGAAGCACATCACAGAGATGGGTCAGAGCCCTGGCAGCAAGTAGCATGATGTCAGCATTGCTCTCGTGATTAAGCAGTCCCACAAGCACGGGCACAAACGAGTCAACCGAGAATGTGCTTAGTGATTCCTCGGTTCCAATAGAGAGCATCTCGCAGAGTTGTGTTAGGGCCTCAACCTGACGCCCTTCTTCCCCATCCGCTCGCAACCCAGCTAATATCTTCTTCAGTCGCCCGCTCTGGTGAGAGGAGGAGGTCGCCGCCACTGCGGACGAGGGCAGTAAATCGTCCAGCCCAGCACCGAGTTTCCGGAGTAGCCCTTGGAGAGCGCTGCTTGCAGACGTCAGATTCTGATGCAGAATTCCTACACCGCCTTCACTGTCATTATCATCGTCAACCCCGCCGCCGCCATCGATACTCAAACCCAAGCTCCTCTCGACGTCCCTCTCTCTGTCCCTGTCCCTATCCCTatccctaaccctaacttcGGGCTCCTTCTCTTTACCCTTATCGGAGTCCTTGTCCCTATCCAAACCCTGATTTTTTCCACGCCGGCCTCCCGATTCACGGCGGGCAGCAGACCCAGACGATTCGGTGGTGGAATCCATAACTACAACTGATTCTTGAGACCGTGAATTCTGGCGGGAACGGGTGGAAATTGTTGAAACGGAGGGAGCTGAAGATGATGATGCAG harbors:
- the LOC122659871 gene encoding E3 ubiquitin-protein ligase UPL3-like, with translation METRSRKRAEASSAAPSSQPTTRSSKRARVSASSSSAPSVSTISTRSRQNSRSQESVVVMDSTTESSGSAARRESGGRRGKNQGLDRDKDSDKGKEKEPEVRVRDRDRDRDRERDVERSLGLSIDGGGGVDDDNDSEGGVGILHQNLTSASSALQGLLRKLGAGLDDLLPSSAVAATSSSHQSGRLKKILAGLRADGEEGRQVEALTQLCEMLSIGTEESLSTFSVDSFVPVLVGLLNHESNADIMLLAARALTHLCDVLPSSCAAVVHYGAVSCFCARLLTIEYMDLAEQSLQALKKISQEHPTACLRAGALMAVLSYLDFFSTGVQRVALSTAANMCKKLPSDAADYVMEAVPLLTNLLQYHDSKVLEHASVCLTRIAEAFTSSPEKLDELCNHGLVAQAASLISISNSGGGQASLSTSTYTGLIRLLSTCASGSPLGSKTLLLLGISGTLKDILSGSGLVASISVSPALTKPPEQIFEIVNLADELLPPLPQGSISLPTCTNFLVKGSVGKKSPATSSGKQEDTNGTVPEISAREKLLQDQSELLQQFGMDLLPVLIQIYGSSVNGPVRHKCLSVIGKLMYFSTADMIQSLLSVTNISSFLAGVLAWKDPQVLIPALQIAEILMEKLPGTFSKMFVREGVVHAVDTLIMADSSRMVAAQASSVDKDNDPAPGTSSRSRRYRRRSGCPNPDGNSLEESKSVLPGSVGSPPTSVEIPTVNSSLRMAVSACAKAFKDKYFPADPEAAEVGVMDDLLRLKNLCMKLNAGIDDQKTKAKGKTKASGSHLGDLSATNEEYLIGMISEMLTELRKGDGVSTFEFIGSGAVAALLNYFSCGTSSKEKASKANLQKLRQQALRRFKLFIAVALPVGIDDGKGAPLGILVQKLQNALSSLERFPVVLSHSSRSSSGSSRLSSGLGALSQPFKLRLCRAQGEKSLRDYSSNIVLIDPLASLAAIEEFLWPRVQRGESGQKPSASPGNSEPGNTPTGTGASSPSMSGPASARRHSTRSRSSMTIGGAARKDSPHEGNASSSKGKGKAVLKSALDEARGPQTRNAARRRAASDKDAQMKPAHGGDSSSEDEELDISPVEIDDALVIEEDDLSDDDDDDDHEDVLRDDSLPVCMPDKVHDVKLGDSAEDGNAAPATSDSQTNPSSGSSNRAATVRGMDSTEFRSGSSFSSKGGMSFAAAAMAGLASAGGRGIRGGRDRRGFSVTGGSNDPAKLIFTAGEKQLNRHLTIYQAIQRQLVLDEDDDERFTGSDFFPSDGSRLWNDIYTITYQKADSQIDRSSAGGSTSTTSKSAKASSASNSNSDTLGHQTSLLDSILQEELPCDLEKANPTYSILALLRVLEGLNQLAPRLRVMSISDDFSEGKISSLDELKTTGAKVPPEEFINSKLTPKLARQIQDALALCSGSLPSWCYQLTKACPFLFPFETRRQYFYSTAFGLSRALHRLQQQQGADGPGSTNEREVRVGRLQRQKVRVSRNRILDSAAKVMEMYSSQKAVLEVEYFGEVGTGLGPTLEFYTLLSHDLQKASLGMWRSNSLSDKATMEVDGDNQKASKTEDTSDMKKLGLDSTVEGRDVVQAPLGLFPRPWPPNTDASDGGQFSKILEYFRLVGQVMAKALQDGRLLDLPLSMAFYKLVLGQELDLHDILSFDAEFGKILQELQVLVCRKNYLDAMGGSNQNAVADLRFRGAPIEDLCLDFTLPGYPDYVLKPGAENEMVDINKLEEYISLVIDATVKTGIMRQIEAFRAGFNQVFDISSLQIFSPSELDYLLCGRRELWEAETLVDHIKFDHGYTAKSPAIVNLLEIMGEFAPEQQRAFCQFVTGAPRLPPGGLAVLNPKLTIVRKHSSTTTNSASNGAGSESVDDDLPSVMTCANYLKLPPYSSKEIMYKKLLYAISEGQGSFDLS